The following is a genomic window from Flavobacterium sp..
GATTTGGCATCCCATAACGATAACCCCGTCCGCGACCAATTGGTGTAGCTTGTTTTTCACCATCTTTTACACACAATAAAATATCGTGCGCATTGGCATCTTCTTTATTAACATAGTAGGTATTGTTAGTTGCAACTAACTTCACATTGTGCTTTTTAGCGAAAGCCATTAATGTTTGATTAACCCGATTTTCGTCTTCTTGTTTGTGACGCATTACTTCCAAATAGAAATCGGAACCAAATTGCTCTTTCCACCATATCAAAGCTTCTTCCGCTTGACTTTCGCCTACATTTAGAATTTTACTTGGAATTTCTCCGTATAAATTTCCTGATAAAACAATGATATCTTCTTTGTATTGCTCTACTATTTTTCTATCGATACGAGGCACGTAATAGAAACCATCCGTATATGCAATGGAAGACATTTTGGCTAAATTGTGATAGCCTTTTTTATTTTTTGCCAATAAGACCACTTGGTAACCGTTATCTTTTTTGGTTTTATCTTTATGATCGTCACAGATATTGAACTCGCAACCAACAATAGGTTTGATTTCCGTTTCAGTTGGTTCTTCTCCTGCTTCAATTGCGGCTTCAATTTTTGCTTTAGCGGCTTTATTATGATTCATAACGGCGCTTACAAAATGGAAAGCGCCCATCATGTTTCCTGTATCGGTCATCGCAACCGCTGGCATTTTGAATTTTGCCGAAGCTTTTACTAAATCATTAATTGCAATAGTAGATTGTAAAACCGAAAACTGTGTGTGATTGTGTAAATGTGCGAAAGACGCCTCTTTTAAATCTGATTTTACTTCTTCTGAAATGGTTGTTTGAACTTCCTCTTGTTCAATTTTTTTCAAACGCGCTCTAATTTCCTCAGAGGCTTTTTTCAGATTGATATGTTTTAATCCAATTAATTGGATTTCGCCCAGATTTTTTTCTCGGAAACTTCTTAAATATTCAGGTGTTACATCTAACTCTTCTTTGGTAAAAACTTCTCTTTTGATTAATTCTAAAAAACAACGAGTTGTAGCTTCCACATCGGCAGTTGCATTATGCGCTTCTGCAAACGGGTGGTTGAAAAGATATTGATGTAATTCTGTTAATGTTGGTAATTTGAATCTTCCACCACGACCACCTGGTAATTTTAATAAGTTGGCAGTGATTTCGGTACATGTATCCAAAACCGGCATTTTAGACATATCGGAACCAATGCTCATACGATGAAATTCACATCCCATGATATTGACATCAAATCCTACATTTTGTCCAACGATGAATTTTGTTTTGGAAAGTGCAATATTGAATTTTTCTAAAACTTCCGATAAAAGTATTCCTTGCTCCATTGCCAATTCAGTAGAAATACCATGAATTCTTTCGGCATCATAGGGAATATTAAATCCCTCCGGCTTTACCAGATAGTCTTGATGTTCGATCAGATTTCCCATTTCATCGTGCAACTGCCATGCTATTTGAATACAACGAGGCCAGTTGTCAGTATCGGTAATGGGTGCTGTCCAACTCTTAGGTAATCCGGTGGTTTCGGTATCGAAAATTAAATACATCTATCTGATAATTAAGCAAAAAATAAATTTCTTTTACACTTTTGAATAAAAACAAAAATACATTTTAAGTTAATGAATGCCAATTTAAGTTATCAACAAAAACAAAAAACCACCTGAATTACTCCAGATGGTTTTGATATATTTTAAAAAGCTAATTATTGACCTAGTGGCACTTTATAAAAATGTCCTTCAGAAAAAGTAATTACTTCACCATCACTATTAACTGCATTCAATTTAAATGTTCCTGTAAATAAACCATTTGAAACTTCTTCAATTTCAATTTCTCCATTACTTTGTTGGATATTTACTACTTTAAAAGTGGCATTATTATCTCCTCCTACAATAGTAACAACATCATCTGGAGCGTACCCAATTCCTCTAGCCACCACTGTAATAGAAGTAACTGTTCCATTAGTTGTTTTCGTTGCCACTCTTAACCCTGAACCTGAACCACCAATTGTTTGTGCTCCATTTGCATTAGCTTGATATGATGTTCCTCTAGTTATCATTGGAGAGACTTTAAACGCAGGGCCAGTATATAACCCTGTATCATAAAAATCTGAAGAGTTATTAATATCTCTTGTGTAAGTTGCGAAATTATCCTGATCTATAGTTCCTAAAATATAAACACCAGGATCAGTACTTGATGTTTCCAAGGTAACTGTTTCATATTGATTAAAGGCTGTAATAATCATTCCTCCATCTGCACTAACAGAGACCCTTGCGTCATTTGCTTTCCAATAAACATCATTTTTTTTTGCTAAAAAAGCAGGG
Proteins encoded in this region:
- a CDS encoding DUF6252 family protein; amino-acid sequence: MKKIFSLLFVAIFFTSCEQDIKTNTPAFLAKKNDVYWKANDARVSVSADGGMIITAFNQYETVTLETSSTDPGVYILGTIDQDNFATYTRDINNSSDFYDTGLYTGPAFKVSPMITRGTSYQANANGAQTIGGSGSGLRVATKTTNGTVTSITVVARGIGYAPDDVVTIVGGDNNATFKVVNIQQSNGEIEIEEVSNGLFTGTFKLNAVNSDGEVITFSEGHFYKVPLGQ